The following coding sequences lie in one Arabidopsis thaliana chromosome 3, partial sequence genomic window:
- a CDS encoding F-box family protein-like protein (F-box family protein-related; CONTAINS InterPro DOMAIN/s: F-box associated interaction domain (InterPro:IPR017451); Has 261 Blast hits to 261 proteins in 22 species: Archae - 0; Bacteria - 0; Metazoa - 0; Fungi - 0; Plants - 261; Viruses - 0; Other Eukaryotes - 0 (source: NCBI BLink).), with protein sequence MVKTRAQRIKRMSVVDALCIRSQISVKSARYCKTVSKHLAKLQLAESGKNSSLVVCPSMGKTMKLYSMDAKRCKLSLLSTIDPSQRTPEVFMYMISSYNGIICCVNMIYDEDVENKFCDLQIWICNPITKETLLLPQGTPSFEFEPSIGVAYGSDVSDYKVYRIFCTGKIIPEERGPAEGFYVQEGRFFTKYGHSLAYECEVYSSSTGSWKNIGTVPCLPMSCSLRPYRRTGHIFVGGKVYWLVSLDAPGKILSVDLEGKFEVINLPAYADGLREDEQITEASHLINLKGSLGLLVLHPENMDVWVWKHDGERYSWVFQFKDVVPIKDDELILAVTALDNKIICVNETHWRIYDMETEKWKRRKSPRTGFRNPVVLPFTESVLPCNGGVKQ encoded by the exons ATGGTCAAAACTCGTGCTCAGCGTATCAAGCGGATGAGTGTTGTAGATGCACTTTGCATCCGGTCTCAGATCTCGGTCAAATCTGCCCGGTATTGTAAGACAGTTAGTAAGCACCTTGCAAAGCTACAGTTAGCAGAATCTGGAAAGAATTCATCATTGGTAGTCTGTCCTAGTATGGGGAAAACAATGAAGTTGTATTCGATGGATGCAAAGAGATGTAAACTTTCCCTCCTCAGTACTATTGATCCATCTCAAAGAACCCCTGAGGTGTTCATGTACATGATATCATCCTATAACGGGATCATCTGCTGTGTGAATATGATTTATGATGAAGACGTAGAAAACAAGTTCTGTGATCTCCAGATATGGATATGCAACCCCATTACAAAGGAGACTCTCCTTCTTCCCCAAGGAACACCCTCATTTGAGTTTGAGCCTAGTATAGGAGTGGCTTATGGCTCTGATGTAAGTGACTACAAAGTTTACCGTATTTTTTGCACTGGGAAGATAATTCCTGAAGAAAGAGGACCTGCAGAGGGATTTTATGTTCAAGAAGGTCGGTTTTTTACAAAATACGGTCACTCTTTAGCCTATGAATGCGAGGTTTATTCGTCCAGCACGGGTTCTTGGAAAAACATTGGCACCGTGCCTTGTCTTCCTATGAGTTGTAGTCTTAGGCCATACAGAAGAACTGGACATATTTTTGTCGGAGGAAAAGTTTACTGGCTCGTTTCTTTAGATGCGCCAGGTAAGATTCTCTCAGTAGATTTGGAAGGGAAATTCGAGGTTATAAACTTGCCTGCATATGCAGATGGACTAAGAGAAGACGAGCAGATTACAGAAGCTAGTCATTTGATAAACCTGAAAGGTTCTCTTGGGTTGCTCGTTCTACATCCAGAGAACATGGATGTCTGGGTTTGGAAACACGACGGCGAGAGATATAGTTGGGTTTTTCAATTTAAAGATGTTGTTCCAATaaaagatgatgaattgatTTTAGCCGTAACTGCATTAGATAACAAGATCATATGTGTGAATGAAACACATTGGCGTATATATGATATGGAGACTGAAaagtggaagagaagaaagagccCTCGTACTGGATTTAGGAATCCTGTTGTGCTCCCATTCACCGAAAGCGTTCTTCCTT GTAACGGCGGTGTGAAACAGTAG
- the UBP14 gene encoding ubiquitin-specific protease 14 (ubiquitin-specific protease 14 (UBP14); CONTAINS InterPro DOMAIN/s: Zinc finger, UBP-type (InterPro:IPR001607), Ubiquitin-associated/translation elongation factor EF1B, N-terminal, eukaryote (InterPro:IPR015940), Ubiquitin-associated/translation elongation factor EF1B, N-terminal (InterPro:IPR000449), Peptidase C19, ubiquitin carboxyl-terminal hydrolase 2, conserved site (InterPro:IPR018200), Peptidase C19, ubiquitin carboxyl-terminal hydrolase 2 (InterPro:IPR001394), UBA-like (InterPro:IPR009060), Ubiquitinyl hydrolase (InterPro:IPR016652); Has 2045 Blast hits to 1942 proteins in 227 species: Archae - 0; Bacteria - 2; Metazoa - 1042; Fungi - 463; Plants - 217; Viruses - 0; Other Eukaryotes - 321 (source: NCBI BLink).) → MELLRSNLSRVQIPEPTHRIYKHECCISFDTPRSEGGLFVDMNSFLAFGKDYVSWNYEKTGNPVYLHIKQTRKSIPEDRPLKKPTLLAIGVDGGFDNNEPEYEESYSIVILPDFVSLPFPSVELPEKVRIAVDTVVNAVGAERKEQVAAWTAEKKLISEHALTLQQIKSGIVIPPSGWKCSKCDKTENLWLNLTDGMILCGRKNWDGTGGNNHAVEHYKETAYPLAVKLGTITADLEAADVYSYPEDDSVLDPLLAEHLAHFGIDFSSMQKTEMTTAERELDQNTNFDWNRIQESGKELVPVFGPGYTGLVNLGNSCYLAATMQIVFSTHSFISRYFSHQSLKMAFEMAPADPTLDLNMQLTKLGHGLLSGKYSMPATQKDATTGDPRQEGIPPRMFKNVIAASHAEFSSMRQQDALDFFLHLVGKVERASNTTPDLDPSRSFKFGIEEKILCPSGKVGYNKREDCILSLNIPLHEATNKDELEAFHKQKAGKGLEENDMRSSDEIVRPRVPLEACLANFASSEPIEDYYSSALKGMTTAIKTTGLTSFPDYLVLHMRKFVMEEGWVPKKLDVYIDVPDVIDISHMRSKGLQPGEELLPDGVPEEVMESAQPVANEEIVAQLVSMGFSQLHCQKAAINTSNAGVEEAMNWLLSHMDDPDIDAPISHQTSDIDQSSVDTLLSFGFAEDVARKALKASGGDIEKATDWVFNNPNASVSDMDVSSSNSAQTPAQSGLPDGGGKYKLFGIVSHMGTSVHCGHYVAHILKEGRWVIFNDDKVGISTDPPKDMGYVYFFQRLD, encoded by the exons ATGGAGCTCCTCCGATCCAACTTGTCTAGGGTTCAGATCCCTGAACCTACTCATCGCATCTACAAGCATGAGTGTTGCATCTCCTTCGATACTCCG AGATCCGAAGGAGGATTGTTCGTTGATATGAATAGTTTTCTTGCTTTCGGGAAGGATTATGTTTCTTGGAACTATGAGAAGACTGGAAACCCTGTTTATCTTCATATTAAGCAGACTAGGAAGTCTATTCCCGAGGATCGGCCTCTCAAGAAACCGACTCTGCTCGCTATAG GTGTTGATGGAGGCTTTGATAACAATGAGCCAGAGTACGAGGAGTCTTATAGCATAGTCATACTTCCGGATTTTGTTTCACTCCCGTTTCCTTCTGTTGAGCTACCAGAGAAG GTGAGGATTGCTGTCGATACTGTAGTGAATGCCGTTGGTGCTGAGCGGAAAGAGCAAGTTGCAGCTTGGACAGCTGAGAAAAAGTTAATTAGTGAACATGCATTGACACTGCAGCAAATCAAGAGTGGCATTGTCATTCCTCCCTCTGGTTGGAAATGTTCTAAGTGTGATAAGACGGAGAATCTCTGGCTTAATCTTACCGATGGAATGATTCTCTGTGGAAGAAAAAACTGGGATGGAACTGGTGGAAACAACCATGCTGTTGAGCACTACAAAGAGACAGCCTACCCTCTTGCTGTAAAGCTTGGAACTATCACTGCTGACTTAGAAGCAGCAG ATGTTTATTCCTATCCGGAAGATGACAGTGTTTTGGACCCGCTCCTGGCTGAGCATCTGGCCCATTTTGGAATTGACTTCTCGTCGATGCAGAAG ACTGAAATGACAACTGCTGAAAGAGAACTTgatcaaaatacaaattttgattggAACCGTATACAAGAGAGTGGAAAAGAATTGGTGCCAGTTTTTGGACCTGGATATACCGGACTTGTCAATCTTGGGAACAG TTGCTACTTGGCAGCTACGATGCAGATTGTTTTCTCTACCCATTCATTTATTTCAAG ATACTTTTCACATCAGAGCTTAAAGATGGCTTTTGAGATGGCTCCTGCTGATCCAACTTTGGACCTCAATATGCAATT AACAAAGCTTGGACACGGCTTACTATCTGGGAAGTACTCAATGCCTGCAACTCAG AAGGATGCTACAACTGGAGATCCT AGACAAGAAGGAATACCTCCTCGCATGTTCAAAAACGTAATTGCCGCGAGCCACGCAGAATTCTCTTCTATGAGACAGCAG GATGCTCTCGACTTTTTCCTCCATCTGGTAGGCAAGGTTGAGCGTGCTAGCAACACGACACCAGATTTAGACCCCTCGAGGAGCTTCAAGTTTGGAATAGAAGAGAAGATCCTTTGTCCGTCTGGAAAGGTTGGATATAATAAGAGGGAAGACTGTATTCTTTCTTTGAACATTCCGCTACATGAGGCAACTAATAAAG ATGAATTAGAAGCCTTTCACAAGCAAAAAGCAGGAAAAGGATTGGAAGAGAATGATAT gAGGTCAAGTGATGAAATAGTACGCCCACGAGTTCCTTTAGAAGCCTGTCTAgcaaattttgcatcatcaGAGCCGATTGAAGACTACTATAGCTCTGCTTTGAAGGGAATGACAACAGCTATCAA GACAACTGGTTTGACATCTTTCCCAGATTATTTGGTCTTGCACATGCGGAAATTTGTTATGGAGGAAGGCTGGGTGCCAAAGAAACTTg ATGTATACATTGATGTTCCGGATGTTATTGATATCAGCCACATGCGTAGCAAAGGACTCCAACCTGGGGAAGAACTGTTGCCAGATGGCG TTCCAGAAGAAGTGATGGAATCAGCGCAGCCCGTGGCAAATGAGGAGATAGTTGCACAGCTAGTCTCAATGGGATTTAGCCAGCTTCACTGCCAGAAAGCTGCCATAAATACTTCCAATGCTGGGGTTGAAGAGGCAATGAACTGGTTACTTTCTCACATGGATGATCCAG ACATCGATGCACCAATCTCCCACCAGACATCTGACATTGATCAATCAAGCGTTGATACCTTACTCTCCTTTGGTTTTGCTGAAGATGTTGCTCGGAAGGCACTAAAAGCCTCG GGAGGAGACATTGAGAAAGCAACAGACTGGGTATTCAACAACCCTAATGCATCTGTTTCAGACATGGATGTATCCTCTAGCAATTCAGCGCAGACTCCGGCTCAAAGTGGATTACCAGATGGAGGAGGGA AATACAAGCTGTTTGGAATAGTAAGTCACATGGGAACATCAGTGCACTGTGGTCATTACGTGGCTCACATATTGAAAGAAGGCCGCTGGGTAATTTTCAATGACGACAAAGTTGGTATCTCGACTGATCCTCCTAAAGACATGGGTTATGTCTACTTCTTTCAGCGGCTTGATTGA
- a CDS encoding basic helix-loop-helix (bHLH) DNA-binding superfamily protein has product MCFVFVFFFFAGNKRRGDSKAETSFGVMLQENLNLDATSNANANTTSSTSSYQLQESDSSHHHQALWRDPQSDFKPQILTSGGNRGFFLDHQFSPHGSSSTDSSTVTCQGFAVDNSSNAMYAATTTTPNSSSGMFHHQQAGGFGSSDQQPSRNHQQSSLGYSQFGSSTGNYDQMASALPSTWFLRSSPPPKPHSPLRFSNNATFWNPAAAGNAGAPPPHDASSNFFPALQPPQIHPQSFDEQPKNISEIRDSSSNEVKRGGNDHQPAAKRAKSEAASPSPAFKRKEKMGDRIAALQQLVSPFGKTDAASVLSEAIEYIKFLHQQVSALSNPYMKSGASLQHQQSDHSTELEVSEEPDLRSRGLCLVPVSSTFPVTHDTTVDFWTPTFGGTFR; this is encoded by the exons atgtgttttgtctttgttttctttttctttgcgGGGAACAAAAGACGAGGAGATAGTAAAGCGGAGACAAGCTTTGGTGTGATGCTTCAAGAGAATCTCAATTTAGATGCCACTTCAAACGCAAACGCTAACACAACGTCATCCACATCTTCTTACCAGCTGCAAGAATCTGATTCCTCTCACCATCATCAAGCTTTGTGGCGAGATCCACAAAGCGATTTCAAACCGCAGATTTTAACGAGTGGTGGTAATCGCGGGTTTTTCTTAGATCATCAGTTCAGTCCTCATGGTAGCTCAAGTACCGACAGTAGCACAGTAACATGTCAAGGTTTCGCTGTTGACAACTCGTCAAACGCCATGTacgcagcaacaacaacaactcctAATTCATCTTCCGGTATGTTTCATCATCAGCAAGCAGGTGGTTTTGGCTCTTCTGATCAACAACCGTCGAGGAATCATCAACAGTCATCTCTTGGCTATTCTCAGTTTGGATCATCCACCGGAAACTATGATCAAATGGCGTCAGCGTTACCATCGACTTGGTTTTTAAGATCTTCTCCGCCGCCAAAACCACACAGTCCTTTGAGATTCTCTAATAACGCAACGTTTTGGAACCCCGCGGCTGCGGGAAACGCCGgtgctcctcctcctcatgaCGCGTCTTCTAACTTTTTCCCGGCGTTACAACCGCCGCAGATTCATCCGCAGAGTTTTGACGAACAACCAaag AATATATCGGAGATTAGAGATTCAAGTAGCAACGAAGTAAAGAGAGGAGGAAACGATCATCAGCCGGCGGCGAAAAGAGCTAAGAGCGAAGCAGCGTCTCCGTCACCAGCTTTCAAG aggaaagagaaaatggGGGACAGAATCGCTGCGCTCCAACAATTGGTTTCACCTTTCGGAAAG ACTGATGCAGCCTCAGTGCTCTCTGAAGCCATTGAATACATTAAGTTCTTACACCAACAAGTTTCT GCTCTGAGCAACCCATACATGAAAAGTGGAGCTTCTTTACAACATCAACAg AGTGATCATTCCACAGAGCTAGAAGTATCAGAAGAACCAGATCTTAGAAGTCGAGGTTTATGCTTAGTGCCAGTTTCAAGCACATTTCCAGTGACACACGATACTACAGTAGATTTCTGGACTCCTACATTTGGTGGGACTTTTAGATAG
- a CDS encoding basic helix-loop-helix (bHLH) DNA-binding superfamily protein (basic helix-loop-helix (bHLH) DNA-binding superfamily protein; FUNCTIONS IN: sequence-specific DNA binding transcription factor activity; INVOLVED IN: regulation of transcription; LOCATED IN: nucleus, chloroplast; CONTAINS InterPro DOMAIN/s: Helix-loop-helix DNA-binding domain (InterPro:IPR001092), Helix-loop-helix DNA-binding (InterPro:IPR011598); BEST Arabidopsis thaliana protein match is: basic helix-loop-helix (bHLH) DNA-binding superfamily protein (TAIR:AT1G61660.1); Has 3293 Blast hits to 1784 proteins in 150 species: Archae - 0; Bacteria - 39; Metazoa - 261; Fungi - 101; Plants - 1460; Viruses - 0; Other Eukaryotes - 1432 (source: NCBI BLink).), with protein sequence MGDHHDFINSGSWWKVSSSSSPSSSSSMRASSIESGGSAVFHDKLHHHSLATDHHLQMIGLGLSSQSPVDQWNQSLLRGDSKAETSFGVMLQENLNLDATSNANANTTSSTSSYQLQESDSSHHHQALWRDPQSDFKPQILTSGGNRGFFLDHQFSPHGSSSTDSSTVTCQGFAVDNSSNAMYAATTTTPNSSSGMFHHQQAGGFGSSDQQPSRNHQQSSLGYSQFGSSTGNYDQMASALPSTWFLRSSPPPKPHSPLRFSNNATFWNPAAAGNAGAPPPHDASSNFFPALQPPQIHPQSFDEQPKNISEIRDSSSNEVKRGGNDHQPAAKRAKSEAASPSPAFKRKEKMGDRIAALQQLVSPFGKTDAASVLSEAIEYIKFLHQQVSALSNPYMKSGASLQHQQSDHSTELEVSEEPDLRSRGLCLVPVSSTFPVTHDTTVDFWTPTFGGTFR encoded by the exons atgGGAGATCATCATGATTTCATCAACTCAGGAAGCTGGTGGaaagtatcttcttcttcttcaccatcttcttcttcttccatgagAGCAAGCTCTATTGAATCTGGTGGTTCTGCTGTTTTCCATGATaagcttcatcatcattcttTAGCTACTGATCACCATCTTCAGATGATTGGTTTAGGACTTTCTTCACAATCACCTGTTGATCAATGGAACCAATCTCTCTT ACGAGGAGATAGTAAAGCGGAGACAAGCTTTGGTGTGATGCTTCAAGAGAATCTCAATTTAGATGCCACTTCAAACGCAAACGCTAACACAACGTCATCCACATCTTCTTACCAGCTGCAAGAATCTGATTCCTCTCACCATCATCAAGCTTTGTGGCGAGATCCACAAAGCGATTTCAAACCGCAGATTTTAACGAGTGGTGGTAATCGCGGGTTTTTCTTAGATCATCAGTTCAGTCCTCATGGTAGCTCAAGTACCGACAGTAGCACAGTAACATGTCAAGGTTTCGCTGTTGACAACTCGTCAAACGCCATGTacgcagcaacaacaacaactcctAATTCATCTTCCGGTATGTTTCATCATCAGCAAGCAGGTGGTTTTGGCTCTTCTGATCAACAACCGTCGAGGAATCATCAACAGTCATCTCTTGGCTATTCTCAGTTTGGATCATCCACCGGAAACTATGATCAAATGGCGTCAGCGTTACCATCGACTTGGTTTTTAAGATCTTCTCCGCCGCCAAAACCACACAGTCCTTTGAGATTCTCTAATAACGCAACGTTTTGGAACCCCGCGGCTGCGGGAAACGCCGgtgctcctcctcctcatgaCGCGTCTTCTAACTTTTTCCCGGCGTTACAACCGCCGCAGATTCATCCGCAGAGTTTTGACGAACAACCAaag AATATATCGGAGATTAGAGATTCAAGTAGCAACGAAGTAAAGAGAGGAGGAAACGATCATCAGCCGGCGGCGAAAAGAGCTAAGAGCGAAGCAGCGTCTCCGTCACCAGCTTTCAAG aggaaagagaaaatggGGGACAGAATCGCTGCGCTCCAACAATTGGTTTCACCTTTCGGAAAG ACTGATGCAGCCTCAGTGCTCTCTGAAGCCATTGAATACATTAAGTTCTTACACCAACAAGTTTCT GCTCTGAGCAACCCATACATGAAAAGTGGAGCTTCTTTACAACATCAACAg AGTGATCATTCCACAGAGCTAGAAGTATCAGAAGAACCAGATCTTAGAAGTCGAGGTTTATGCTTAGTGCCAGTTTCAAGCACATTTCCAGTGACACACGATACTACAGTAGATTTCTGGACTCCTACATTTGGTGGGACTTTTAGATAG
- a CDS encoding basic helix-loop-helix (bHLH) DNA-binding superfamily protein: MGDHHDFINSGSWWKVSSSSSPSSSSSMRASSIESGGSAVFHDKLHHHSLATDHHLQMIGLGLSSQSPVDQWNQSLLRGDSKAETSFGVMLQENLNLDATSNANANTTSSTSSYQLQESDSSHHHQALWRDPQSDFKPQILTSGGNRGFFLDHQFSPHGSSSTDSSTVTCQGFAVDNSSNAMYAATTTTPNSSSGMFHHQQAGGFGSSDQQPSRNHQQSSLGYSQFGSSTGNYDQMASALPSTWFLRSSPPPKPHSPLRFSNNATFWNPAAAGNAGAPPPHDASSNFFPALQPPQIHPQSFDEQPKNISEIRDSSSNEVKRGGNDHQPAAKRAKSEAASPSPAFKRKEKMGDRIAALQQLVSPFGKTDAASVLSEAIEYIKFLHQQVSALSNPYMKSGASLQHQQVIF; the protein is encoded by the exons atgGGAGATCATCATGATTTCATCAACTCAGGAAGCTGGTGGaaagtatcttcttcttcttcaccatcttcttcttcttccatgagAGCAAGCTCTATTGAATCTGGTGGTTCTGCTGTTTTCCATGATaagcttcatcatcattcttTAGCTACTGATCACCATCTTCAGATGATTGGTTTAGGACTTTCTTCACAATCACCTGTTGATCAATGGAACCAATCTCTCTT ACGAGGAGATAGTAAAGCGGAGACAAGCTTTGGTGTGATGCTTCAAGAGAATCTCAATTTAGATGCCACTTCAAACGCAAACGCTAACACAACGTCATCCACATCTTCTTACCAGCTGCAAGAATCTGATTCCTCTCACCATCATCAAGCTTTGTGGCGAGATCCACAAAGCGATTTCAAACCGCAGATTTTAACGAGTGGTGGTAATCGCGGGTTTTTCTTAGATCATCAGTTCAGTCCTCATGGTAGCTCAAGTACCGACAGTAGCACAGTAACATGTCAAGGTTTCGCTGTTGACAACTCGTCAAACGCCATGTacgcagcaacaacaacaactcctAATTCATCTTCCGGTATGTTTCATCATCAGCAAGCAGGTGGTTTTGGCTCTTCTGATCAACAACCGTCGAGGAATCATCAACAGTCATCTCTTGGCTATTCTCAGTTTGGATCATCCACCGGAAACTATGATCAAATGGCGTCAGCGTTACCATCGACTTGGTTTTTAAGATCTTCTCCGCCGCCAAAACCACACAGTCCTTTGAGATTCTCTAATAACGCAACGTTTTGGAACCCCGCGGCTGCGGGAAACGCCGgtgctcctcctcctcatgaCGCGTCTTCTAACTTTTTCCCGGCGTTACAACCGCCGCAGATTCATCCGCAGAGTTTTGACGAACAACCAaag AATATATCGGAGATTAGAGATTCAAGTAGCAACGAAGTAAAGAGAGGAGGAAACGATCATCAGCCGGCGGCGAAAAGAGCTAAGAGCGAAGCAGCGTCTCCGTCACCAGCTTTCAAG aggaaagagaaaatggGGGACAGAATCGCTGCGCTCCAACAATTGGTTTCACCTTTCGGAAAG ACTGATGCAGCCTCAGTGCTCTCTGAAGCCATTGAATACATTAAGTTCTTACACCAACAAGTTTCT GCTCTGAGCAACCCATACATGAAAAGTGGAGCTTCTTTACAACATCAACAggtaatattttaa
- a CDS encoding basic helix-loop-helix (bHLH) DNA-binding superfamily protein produces MGDHHDFINSGSWWKVSSSSSPSSSSSMRASSIESGGSAVFHDKLHHHSLATDHHLQMIGLGLSSQSPVDQWNQSLLRGDSKAETSFGVMLQENLNLDATSNANANTTSSTSSYQLQESDSSHHHQALWRDPQSDFKPQILTSGGNRGFFLDHQFSPHGSSSTDSSTVTCQGFAVDNSSNAMYAATTTTPNSSSGMFHHQQAGGFGSSDQQPSRNHQQSSLGYSQFGSSTGNYDQMASALPSTWFLRSSPPPKPHSPLRFSNNATFWNPAAAGNAGAPPPHDASSNFFPALQPPQIHPQSFDEQPKNISEIRDSSSNEVKRGGNDHQPAAKRAKSEAASPSPAFKRKEKMGDRIAALQQLVSPFGKTDAASVLSEAIEYIKFLHQQVSVS; encoded by the exons atgGGAGATCATCATGATTTCATCAACTCAGGAAGCTGGTGGaaagtatcttcttcttcttcaccatcttcttcttcttccatgagAGCAAGCTCTATTGAATCTGGTGGTTCTGCTGTTTTCCATGATaagcttcatcatcattcttTAGCTACTGATCACCATCTTCAGATGATTGGTTTAGGACTTTCTTCACAATCACCTGTTGATCAATGGAACCAATCTCTCTT ACGAGGAGATAGTAAAGCGGAGACAAGCTTTGGTGTGATGCTTCAAGAGAATCTCAATTTAGATGCCACTTCAAACGCAAACGCTAACACAACGTCATCCACATCTTCTTACCAGCTGCAAGAATCTGATTCCTCTCACCATCATCAAGCTTTGTGGCGAGATCCACAAAGCGATTTCAAACCGCAGATTTTAACGAGTGGTGGTAATCGCGGGTTTTTCTTAGATCATCAGTTCAGTCCTCATGGTAGCTCAAGTACCGACAGTAGCACAGTAACATGTCAAGGTTTCGCTGTTGACAACTCGTCAAACGCCATGTacgcagcaacaacaacaactcctAATTCATCTTCCGGTATGTTTCATCATCAGCAAGCAGGTGGTTTTGGCTCTTCTGATCAACAACCGTCGAGGAATCATCAACAGTCATCTCTTGGCTATTCTCAGTTTGGATCATCCACCGGAAACTATGATCAAATGGCGTCAGCGTTACCATCGACTTGGTTTTTAAGATCTTCTCCGCCGCCAAAACCACACAGTCCTTTGAGATTCTCTAATAACGCAACGTTTTGGAACCCCGCGGCTGCGGGAAACGCCGgtgctcctcctcctcatgaCGCGTCTTCTAACTTTTTCCCGGCGTTACAACCGCCGCAGATTCATCCGCAGAGTTTTGACGAACAACCAaag AATATATCGGAGATTAGAGATTCAAGTAGCAACGAAGTAAAGAGAGGAGGAAACGATCATCAGCCGGCGGCGAAAAGAGCTAAGAGCGAAGCAGCGTCTCCGTCACCAGCTTTCAAG aggaaagagaaaatggGGGACAGAATCGCTGCGCTCCAACAATTGGTTTCACCTTTCGGAAAG ACTGATGCAGCCTCAGTGCTCTCTGAAGCCATTGAATACATTAAGTTCTTACACCAACAAGTTTCTGTAAGTTAG